GAAACGTTTGCTTTTGCCAAACGCACATTTAAATACTTACGGATTTTATCATCTTCGACTAATTTTTCGCCGAAAGTTTTTCCGCCATACCATATAGCATCCCAACCTCTGGTTATGCCGATTCTGTTACCTATAGGATTAGTTTTTTGACCCATTCTTTTTATTCTTGTGTTTGAACATTCATTTTTTCTATTTCTTCTAACTTGCTACCTAATTCAATTGTTACGTGATTAGAGCGTTTTTTTATGCGGTGTGCACGACCTTGAGCTGCTGGCTGGATTCGTTTTAACATACGACCACCATCTACATTTATACTTTTTACATATAATCCAGCATCTTCAATTCTAATTTTATTTTCAGTCTTTTGCTGCCAGTTATT
This is a stretch of genomic DNA from Bacteroidales bacterium. It encodes these proteins:
- the rplV gene encoding 50S ribosomal protein L22 produces the protein MGARKRISAEKRKEAKKEQYFAKLTGCPITPRKMRPVANLVRGKKAEIALAILKTSPNSSSNYLYKLLTSAINNWQQKTENKIRIEDAGLYVKSINVDGGRMLKRIQPAAQGRAHRIKKRSNHVTIELGSKLEEIEKMNVQTQE